Proteins encoded in a region of the Labeo rohita strain BAU-BD-2019 chromosome 22, IGBB_LRoh.1.0, whole genome shotgun sequence genome:
- the rpl36 gene encoding 60S ribosomal protein L36 yields MAIRYPMAVGLNKGHPVTKNVAKPKHSRRRGRLTKHTKFVRDMIREVCGFAPYERRAMELLKVSKDKRALKFIKKRVGTHIRAKRKREELSNILAQMRKAAAKKE; encoded by the exons ATGGCCATCAGGTATCCTATGGCGGTTGGCCTTAACAAAGGCCACCCAGTGACCAAAAACGTCGCCAAGCCCAAGCACAGCCGCAGGCGAGGA CGTCTGACCAAACACACCAAGTTTGTGCGTGACATGATCCGCGAGGTGTGCGGTTTTGCGCCCTACGAGAGGCGCGCTATGGAGTTGCTGAAGGTGTCCAAGGACAAACGTGCCCTCAAATTCATCAAGAAAAGG GTGGGAACTCACATCCGCGCCAAGAGAAAGAGGGAAGAGCTCAGCAACATTCTGGCCCAAATGAGGAAAGCTGCTGCCAAGAAGGAGTAG
- the lmnb2 gene encoding lamin-B2 — protein MATATPSRESSRASAAQTPLSPARISRLQEKEELRSLNDRLAVYIDRVRSLELENDRLLVKVSEKEEVTTREVSGIKSLYEAELADARRVLDETARERARLQIDLGKANSELEEVTRNYKKKDGDLAVALARIKELEAQYNKNEAALNTALSENKSLSAELADLKAQLAKAEDAHGVAKKQLEAETLMRVDLENRCQSLAEELEFRKSMFEEEVRETRRHREKRMVEVDSGIQQDYEFKLAQALQDLRRQHEEQVQIYKTELQQTFKAKLDNAKVSSDLNDKAVLTAREELQEAHMRIEGLSYQLSALQKQASAAEERIRELEDMLSSDRDKYRRQLDAKEREMAEMRECMQQQLNEYQELLDVKLALDMEINAYRKLLEGEEDRLKLSPSPSSRVMVSRTTASSTSASSRSTRAKRKRVELEEASTAAPKVQISQEAEATGNVSIEEIDLEGKSVTLRNNSDKDQSLGSWRLKRQIADGEEIAYKFSPKFVLKAGQTVTVWSADAGVSHSPPSDLLWKSQSSWGTGEKILTLLVNSSGEEVAKRTVNKIVVEMENGDDEEGDFGDEDLFHQQGDPKPQSRECAVM, from the exons ATGGCGACCGCAACCCCGAGCCGCGAGTCGAGCCGCGCGTCGGCCGCACAAACGCCGCTGAGCCCGGCGCGGATCTCCCGCCTGCAGGAGAAGGAGGAACTGCGGTCGCTCAACGACCGCCTGGCCGTCTACATCGACCGCGTGCGCTCGCTGGAGCTCGAGAACGACCGGCTGCTCGTCAAAGTCTCCGAGAAGGAGGAAGTCACGACCAGAGAG gTGTCTGGGATTAAGTCTCTTTATGAGGCCGAGCTCGCGGACGCCAGGCGTGTGCTTGATGAAACCGCCCGTGAAAGAGCCAGACTTCAGATCGATCTGGGAAAAGCCAACTCTGAGCTCGAGGAGGTCACTCGCAA CTATAAGAAGAAGGATGGAGACCTGGCTGTGGCTCTGGCCCGAATCAAGGAGCTGGAAGCGCAGTACAACAAGAACGAGGCGGCTCTCAACACAGCGCTCAGCGAGAACAAGTCTTTATCCGCAGAACTCGCCGACCTGAAGGCTCAGCTGGCTAAA GCTGAAGATGCTCACGGCGTGGCCAAGAAACAGCTGGAGGCGGAAACCCTAATGAGGGTGGATCTGGAAAACCGCTGCCAGAGTCTGGCGGAGGAGCTGGAGTTCAGGAAGAGCATGTTTGAGGAG GAGGTGCGCGAGACTCGCCGTCATCGCGAAAAGCGCATGGTGGAGGTGGATTCGGGCATCCAGCAGGACTACGAGTTCAAGCTGGCGCAGGCGCTGCAGGATCTGCGCAGACAACATGAGGAGCAGGTGCAGATCTACAAGACGGAGCTGCAGCAGACCTTCAAGGCCAAA CTGGATAACGCTAAGGTGTCGTCTGACCTGAATGATAAGGCTGTGCTCACTGCCCGTGAGGAGCTTCAGGAAGCCCACATGAGGATCGAGGGCCTGAGCTATCAGCTCAGCGCACTGCAGAAACAG GCGTCTGCCGCCGAGGAGCGCATCCGCGAGCTGGAGGACATGCTGTCCAGCGACCGGGACAAGTACCGCCGACAGCTGGATGCCAAGGAGCGCGAAATGGCCGAGATGAGGGAGTGCATGCAGCAGCAGCTCAACGAGTACCAGGAGCTGCTGGACGTCAAGCTGGCCCTGGACATGGAGATCAACGCCTACAGGAAGCTGCTGGAGGGCGAGGAGGACAG GCTGAAGTTGTCCCCCAGCCCGTCCTCACGGGTCATGGTGTCTCGCACCACAGCGAGCAGCACTTCTGCGTCTTCACGTAGCACCCGTGCGAAGAGAAAGCGTGTGGAGCTAGAGGAAGCGTCCACCGCTGCCCCTAAAGTCCAGATCAGCCAGGAGGCCGAAGCGACTGGCAACGTCAGTATCGAGGAAATCGATTTGGAGGGAAAATCGGTGACCCTCAGGAACAACTCTGACAAG gATCAATCTCTGGGCAGCTGGCGACTAAAGAGACAAATTGCAGATGGAGAGGAAATTGCCTATAAATTCAGTCCCAAGTTTGTCCTGAAGGCCGGCCAGACAGTAACG GTCTGGAGCGCCGATGCCGGCGTGTCCCACAGTCCTCCTTCAGACCTGCTATGGAAGAGCCAGAGCTCTTGGGGCACCGGAGAGAAGATCCTCACCTTATTGGTCAATTCCAGTGGAGAG GAAGTGGCAAAGCGAACCGTCAATAAAATCGTGGTAGAAATGGAGAACGGCGATGATGAGGAGGGAGACTTTGGAGATGAAGATCTCTTCCATCAGCAG GGCGATCCAAAACCCCAATCCAGAGAATGTGCCGTCATGTGA